Proteins encoded within one genomic window of Vidua macroura isolate BioBank_ID:100142 chromosome 2, ASM2450914v1, whole genome shotgun sequence:
- the FAM181B gene encoding LOW QUALITY PROTEIN: protein FAM181B (The sequence of the model RefSeq protein was modified relative to this genomic sequence to represent the inferred CDS: deleted 2 bases in 2 codons) yields the protein MGWHQSQGCAWDCEVLPAAGTLQTPAEMLDAVHLLWGACVCLVRGCLCTCPGVCVYTYPAGLRICPRAVCPSPGGDACPAPPLPVFPSGSVGWWVQPARPPGSRQGGGEGRGQPRSDPSSSSSSSSSFPARRLFPAAAAAVRRAHPSGLCRNSGRRRSPPAMAVPAALLSPHHLLSFCFPAAGGLLGYADLEKGYEGGGGDAGDFREATRDLLSFIDSASSNIKLALDRPVKSRRKVNHRKYLQKQIKRCTGIIAAAAPPPAPPPAACPPAACPARPPPRREPAQAAGSSLQNKSLAALFGSLQRGRGAAGGAEAKAGGGEKAASGPRKVPLRDRNLPPSFFTEPALPGPAARGPPAKEPEKGGGGGGAEATEFFELLCPEYGALLPEHAAATDAFGGRLPAELGLEHGLYELPLPAGPHPLLGGLLYPEPPWSPAAPCSPPRKAPAEPLRPIYPGGAEPVPSGGGGSEEPGGHLPAGFASFFPECPLPPPQPPYDYGGGYHRGGYPGL from the exons ATGGGCTGGCACCAGAGCCAAGGCTGTGCCTGGGACTGTGAGGTCCTGCCTGCCGCTGGGACCCTGCAGACACCTGCTGAGATGCTG GATGCTGTGCACCTGCTCTGGGGTGCCTGCGTGTGTCTGGTCAGGGGATGCCTGTGCACCTGT CCAGGGGTGTGTGTGTACACCTATCCCGCGGGGCTGCGTATCTGTCCCAGGGCG GTGTGTCCAAGTCCCGGGGGTGATGCTTGTCCCGCCCCGCCGCTGCCAGTGTTCCCGTCCGGGTCGGTGGGTTGGTGGGTGCAGCCAGCCCGGCCCCCGGGTTCCCGGCAGGGAGGCGGGGAGGGCCGGGGCCAGCCCCGCTCtgatccctcctcctcctcctcctcctcctcctccttccccgcccgccgccttttccctgctgctgctgccgccgtcCGCCGGGCGCATCCCAGCGGACTCTGTCGGAACTCGGGGCGGCGGCGTTCGCCGCCGGCCATGGCCGTGCCCGCCGCGCTGCTCAGCCCCCACCACCTCCTCTCCTTCTGCTTCCCCGCCGCCGGCGGGCTCCTGGGCTATGCCGACCTGGAGAAGGGCTAcgagggcggcggcggcgatgCGGGGGACTTTAGAGAAGCCACCCGGGACCTGCTGAGCTTCATCGACTCGGCTTCCAGCAACATCAAGCTGGCGCTGGACCGGCCGGTGAAGTCCCGGCGGAAGGTGAACCACAGGAAGTACCTGCAGAAGCAGATCAAGCGCTGCACCGGCATcatcgccgccgccgccccgccgcccgcgccgccgcccgccgcctgcccgcccgccgcctgccccgcccggcccccgccgcgccgggaGCCCGCGCAGGCGGCCGGCAGCAGCCTCCAGAACAAGAGCCTGGCCGCCCTCTTCGGCTCCctgcagcggggccggggcgcggcgggcggcgccgAGGCCAAGGCGGGTGGCGGGGAGAAGGCGGCGAGTGGCCCGCGGAAGGTGCCGCTGCGGGACCGCAACCTGCCGCCCTCCTTCTTCACCGagccggcgctgcccggccccgccgcccgcgggcCGCCCGCCAAGGAGCCGGAGAAGGGCGGCGGGGGTGGGGGCGCGGAGGCCACCGAGTTCTTCGAGCTTCTGTGCCCCGAGTACGGCGCGCTGCTGCCCGAGCACGCCGCCGCGACCGACGCCTTCGGCGGCCGCCTGCCCGccgagctggggctggagcacggGCTGTACGAGCTGCCGCTGCCCGCGGGGCCGCACCCGCTGCTGGGCGGGCTGCTGTACCCCGAGCCGCCCTGGAGCCCGGCTGCGCCCTGCAGCCCGCCCAGGAAGGCGCCGGCCGAGCCGCTGCGCCCGATCTACCCCGGCGGCGCCGAGCCCGTGcccagcggcggcggcggcagcgagGAGCCCGGCGGGCATCTGCCCGCGGGGTTCGCTTCCTTCTTCCCCGAGTGCCCGCTGCCCCCGCCGCAGCCGCCCTACGACTACGGCGGCGGGTACCACCGCGGGGGCTACCCCGGGCTCTAG